The following nucleotide sequence is from Acyrthosiphon pisum isolate AL4f chromosome A2, pea_aphid_22Mar2018_4r6ur, whole genome shotgun sequence.
GAGCGGTGCCCTTTAACGCGCAGCACACGATCGCATCTGCGGGGAAACGCGGTCGACGTTCTCGAGtgcttttttattcaaattttatcgataCATTTCCATGTatcgtgtatataggtacttttgaaTACGgcgcaattatattttatcattctgcagttattattacatattattattattttattaacgaaatacattaaattaaccACAAGCAGCAGCATTACAATATCTACCTGTATTATGCACGTGGAAAGATTGTTTGTTTGGTTTTCCAAACGTACCCATAAAGGAAATCGTTTCAAAAcccatataagtatattattaatatcgtggCGATACGATATTGTTACGTATTTTACGTTTGTCgtcatttattgatttttttttaagtcggAGGTGAAGACGTGAAGTTTAACGACCgcgcataatatatttcttttaaatgaatataaagtaaatctaaatttatacgcttaatattacgtaataatatgaCAGTTAAAAGTAACATATCATGACGTGTAccaatgtattaatttgttctatgtattgtaattattgacaaacataaattaacttTGCCTTTTATATGTTTAGGCGTTTCAAAGATGTACTCATCGTACGAACTAATCATCATCGGACGTTTTATCATCGGTATCAACTCCGGACTTAACGCTGGACTGACCCCAATGTACCTGGCCGAGATCTCTCCCATGAATTTACGTGGATCCGTAAGTATACCATTTTCCGGAACAGCGCTTTTTGCATATACATAGACTGTTATAtgtatgaataatgtgtacataataatatatattatataatagacatCGTTTTGTATTTTGACAACTCAACGTCtgggtattttaatatttttgctcTGACGGTTTATACAGGTCGGAACCGTTTACCAACTGGTCGTTACAATTTCGATTTTGATTTCTCAAATATTGGGCTTGGACTACATTTTGGGTACAGCTGAACTTTGGCCCGTACTGTTGGCTTTAATCATCGCGCCAGCCATATTCATGTTCGCCACATTGCCTTTCTGCCCGGAATCACCAAAGTACACGCTGATCAACAAGAAGAAAGACATCGAAGCCGAAAGAGGTATGCACCCgtcatatatatagtatatacctacccacctaTTATTTAACTCAGTATTGTATATAAGATACAAtgaaagtattcaaatactttttttaagctTAGTTTTATCACATTGTGTGATATATTTATCTGGTACATAGAAGGATGTAGAGAATATTcagatattttaagatttacaaCTGTATCCCTCTGAATACTTGTTTAGTGTACAAATCTGATTATAAAGGTACCTTTATACAAATCATATTCACATCTATctgatataattatagaataaaaattatagaaacacAAAACGTTACtgaaatctttaaaataaataatgacatttttaaaatttttataagttttttattttgaatactttttaaatgtattaaaatgctatttcatgtactttttataaatctatttaatgcgtattttgaatactttataAGTATGTATTTGAACACTTTTACTAGAATATTCTTAAATACCAAGTCTATACTTATCCACCCATAATCAATGCAATTTCATATACTGTCTATTCAGTAGTCTATTAGTATGATTCATCTGGGTTTTGGTCAGGATGCTTGCTCGAAGTGATCATGGGTTTTCTGTGTTTCCGGGTTTTGCGGTATTTGGTGAAATCAAGTGACGTGCACACTTTGACTTTCAACAACAATCATAGTACATGTTATACAAATAAGCGTGGGGTTTGATTTCACCTACACCAATATACCAAACGGAAATTCGATAAATATTCGTTTTCCGATCGATcttgttttatactatatagctgcgattacaatttattattgcaataattgcATACCTACACAATAAACCTAATTCCCATTATCGTTTTTGTAAAATGACATTACATCAATAACACGTTATAATGTTTCTTGTAGGACTGCAGTGGCTGAGAGGAACGATCGAAGTGCACGACGAGATGGATGAAATGAGAGCCGAAAACGAGGCGATGAAGGTCATCCCGAAAGTAACTCTTCGTGAGATGTTGTCGAACCCGATGTTGAAAACTCCACTAGGAATATCTGTGATGATCATGTTGTGCCAACAGTTGTCCGGTATCAACGCCGTAAGTATTACCCATAAATTCTACTAGGTAACTTTCTAGtacatgtatataggtagtatacaaaatatgtatttttgatataaaacataaaatcacTCATTTGGAGTTCGCgaagttatatattttgttattatattatattaatatgttgagACACGCGTGTAACGTTTTTTCTACATTTGTTCGTTTCTTTCACAAACGTATAGTTTGTACGACGACATGTTATTATGTAGCAACTCTGTTCACCGATACACCTATAGCTACTACCGTCgcttcaagtataatattatcgaccggtcattgaaagaatttaaattttattatttatattaaacaacacAAGTTATAGTTAACTTAATATGATTCTTAGACTCAAACACAGTGTCCTACTGCTGTACACTTGTATCATACAAATAGTAAGCAACTTAATTGTTTCCAGGTCATGTTCTTCTCCACGAAAATCTTCAATATGGCTGGGATGAGCAATGATGGAGCCAAATACGCCACGCTCGGCATGGGTTCACTCAACGTGATAATGACGCTGATCTCTCTGTTCTTGGTCGAACTCACTGGTCGAAAGACTCTGTTAATGATTGGATTCTCTTCCATGTTCGTCGTCACCGTTATGCTTACTATCGCTCTGATGTTTGTGGTAAGTGCACGTCTTATAACATTTAAgccataaaactaaaattataacattatcgtTATGCTGAGGTGGTTTGTTATTGGAGACGAGTATTTATTTTGGATGGaatgaaaatcattttttctgatattagtattagtttttacataatatcgtaCTAGTCGTAAGGATGACATTTAAGAGGTAGAtggatacaatttaatattttaatttccaatttaaaataCGCAACTGCGAGACTAAGTcgtttattacaattattgatcgTTTTTTAGTTGggctaatttttatttttggaattaaatttcgaaaatattacaatccatataataatgtaatattatgacctTCTATGCTAATAAACGGGACATTGCAATAAATGTACACGTGTAACTGCTAAATGCtgacattttataatgaattatgaaaaagcaacaaaaaaagcattttgtcaattttactgacatgtttaattattatcggtatatatcatgaatcatgataaatgtatatcatGTCATGttaattaaaacgttttaacaaaaatattcaacaaacgcaattcatataatttataatcatatggGCTGATTTAtttgtccaaaaaaaaaatgcacaacTCTCTTCCAACCACCGAAtgcgtataatacaatatcattatctattattaattgatcgttttttttttttttttgttcaaacagAATGTCAGTTCCATTGTGTCCGGTTTGGCCGTGGTACTCGTCATGGCCTTCGTCATCGCGTTCGCCGTCGGCCCGGGATCCATCCCATGGTTCTTAGTGTCCGAATTGTTCAACTCGTCTGCCCGACCATTGGCCACCAGCATAGCCGTCGGAGTCAACTGGACGGCCAATTTCGTCGTCGGCCTGGGTTTCCTACCTCTGCAGGTAACGAAAATTGCACTGATCCCGCACATAGATTGTATATATGCCCacgatattgtatataaatatataggttaggCTTGGTACATGCCTGCAGTCTGGTGTAGACCGTCGTGGTATCCACAGTGACGCTGAGGTTAAATCCTTATACCACGAGGTTAACAATGGTACCTTTATGAGGTCTGCAGGTGTATCGGTGGTTGGCCACAGTCACTAATGTGTGCTGTGGTTAAGCATCATCGGCATAGACCACCAGATGACCATCGGAGTTTTTAGCGACGTATCCTCGCTCCATATAAACACTTGTTCAACCGTAAACCCTTACACACCTAATGGTCTGACTTATGTAgccgaaaaaaaaatggttaaaattttacgtgaaaattcccgttttccctttTATGATTTTCCgactattttaaaaacaactgcaaggaactttttacttttgagCCACAAATATTATCAACTGGATTCAATTTGCTAGCAGAAATCatcctcaaaattaaaaattattcgcCATTTAAGGAGCGGTGCCCTTTAACGTGCAGCACACGATCGCATCTGCGGGGAAACGCGGTCGACGTTCTCGAGtgcttttttattcaaattttatcgataCATTTCCATATatcgtgtatataggtacttttgaaTACGgcgcaattatattttatcattctgcagttattattacatattattattattttattaacgaaatacattaaattaaccACAAACGATTTACGCCGCATAAAGGTGACTTCAGATAACGCCTCTCACCCCTCGACTTTGTAAAACCATTTcaatcgctccgctcaaaatctaaaacattataactaataataataatgttaatttttacacatttatcaatttatttacataaatatatatttttttttttttgctctgtGTAGGAAATGTTGCAGTCAAACGTGTTCCTCATATTCGTCGTGTTGCTCGCGCTGTTCGTGTTGTACGTGTACAAAAAAGTTCCAGAAACCAAGAACAAGACTTTGGAAGAGATTCAAATGGGTTTCAGACAGGAATCGTACAAATAATCAGGCGCGTcctagtagtaataataataatactatgacaCCACCGAGAAAAAGATTCCTCAGCCagaagctatataatataatacaaatacatatattatatattatatattatacgagtacctttttcattacaatataaaaaaacatttatgtggtaaaaaaaaaaaaaaattaaatcatcatattatacagttgtaATTAGATAAATTGATCCCCCCtgccctatattattattatgttaatgatTGTACATGTTGCGTATTGCACCCCGAAAACACCTTACCCTCatgaaataatagattataatatatattttataccgcGTCCGTTTTTCCTGCGCCGCCCACAGATTTATAGTGGTCACCAACCGAATTCGATCAGTAAAAATTAATCTTCCATTTCAGTAACCACCTGTTTTTTCATccagataacattttattttattctcgaAGAtagtatatgcatattattatggttttttttttttttttttatgttttctgttagaatcataaacatttttgccaatagttttaatactcgtaaaattgaattattttttcacgggtaaagattataatattttaatttattttattatatttttttttttttgtgtattttttatgaaataaaagtgtaattaattttatcattgcattgtaatactattatcctatctactatattattgaTCCCTCAACAGATATTTATAAATCGTACCTGCACTATACTACCATGGTATAGCGGAGAtcgatcaaaatattatgtatcaactataggtatacctgtttacctataattttaaaagagaaGCATGtttgattgtaatttaaatagaCTAACTACTAATGTGTTATTtgcataactatttttttaactgacacattatttttatatacatattatataattcataagttTTCAGACGGAGCGTGATATTACTACTGGTTTAGTAGTTATAaccgatgataataattaaatgttaaatattaaatgttagataaaatatatttaataatattataccattaggGAAATTGAAAAGAGGTTGCATTTAATGTATCAtttgcatacaatattattattattattttttaaactatttatattgtaaatttcaatatatcataaagaaataattacataataggtattatacatcatcagataaataatatattataataatgccctttctaatagatataatttaacCGAATTCATTTCTATTCCTGAAATGAATTTAATGTTCCAGAGTAAATATTGTAGTtgttgtttttcaaaattattaattaccttgataaaaaaaataaacacctttGAACTGGTTCTAaacagaaaacaaatattatgataagattagaaaaaatgttttttttttttttttgtttaactatattacgagtattataatactgtgcataatatattatcaaaaatttcaaatgttaagTTAAATTTCAGTGactaacacattattattacaatttaggtATATACACTAATAGTACTCTacttagtaaataaaaataatacaataaaaatgtatattcaaatattatttaaattacaaaaaattcttgttagaaaaatattaatttacaataataattatatagatttatttttatttttatttttattctacttaTACTAATTAACATATTGGATTTAGAATTagactatatatattaaagccatacgatatttttaattttgtatgtatattaattattattagccaTCCATTTTATATTGGTGatcaattgaatataattatatttttcagtacgaataataaaaaagctTTTATAAACTTTACTCTTAAACATATGAATATACCTCTACCGacaaaacctaacctaacctcaacATTGTATCATATTGTACAAtcctcattaaaatatttatgtgtataaatgtataattatgtaatttgtaacgCACAAacgttaagaggacgtcgcactcGCATGCGTTGTATCCTTaatgtacaacatagaaaaaactGTATTTCGCGGGAAACCACCGAGAAAGCTACAATCATATTACTtaagaaacaacattttcaCTACAAAAGGACAGTTTTAGCTGTgcaatatcgtattatttttttgatatcactattgtttcaaaataaatttttgtttgtgtttttcaatTATCGAATTCAATTCcgatatcgatatcgatatTGCACAGCCgaagttttcatttttacgtGGAGAAAATTTCGTTTCCCGCGCAAAAACATTGTTTTCTATGCCGTACAAGTGGAAGATACGAGTATAACATATGCGGGTGCGACGACCTCTTaaatacaagtaggtacctataccttagTAGGTgtcaatatcatttaaaaaaacatataatattattttgaaaacaacaaAGATTTCAAGAGTTCGATTTATCtcgaatttcatattttacaatggttagtttagacatttttttttttttgaacaatgaacc
It contains:
- the LOC100160702 gene encoding solute carrier family 2, facilitated glucose transporter member 1 isoform X1, with translation MPRPAMLYYDDEDEDGSPDSVGFIEEDHPLQLHGNRELAAQAVKLLQVPSRPGDASFASSTTDMDVPIYVRGPSSRSPGNRSLNGRLLFAIIASAFGSAFQHGYNTGVVNAPQALIEKWISGVISGRNDGKPTDQTQVTLIWAVAVSIFCVGGMVGGLSTGFVAEKFGRKGGLLVSNALVILSAALQGVSKMYSSYELIIIGRFIIGINSGLNAGLTPMYLAEISPMNLRGSVGTVYQLVVTISILISQILGLDYILGTAELWPVLLALIIAPAIFMFATLPFCPESPKYTLINKKKDIEAERGLQWLRGTIEVHDEMDEMRAENEAMKVIPKVTLREMLSNPMLKTPLGISVMIMLCQQLSGINAVMFFSTKIFNMAGMSNDGAKYATLGMGSLNVIMTLISLFLVELTGRKTLLMIGFSSMFVVTVMLTIALMFVNVSSIVSGLAVVLVMAFVIAFAVGPGSIPWFLVSELFNSSARPLATSIAVGVNWTANFVVGLGFLPLQEMLQSNVFLIFVVLLALFVLYVYKKVPETKNKTLEEIQMGFRQESYK
- the LOC100160702 gene encoding solute carrier family 2, facilitated glucose transporter member 1 isoform X2, producing the protein MTEKQMVKDAEKQAPTPQNQSLNGRLLFAIIASAFGSAFQHGYNTGVVNAPQALIEKWISGVISGRNDGKPTDQTQVTLIWAVAVSIFCVGGMVGGLSTGFVAEKFGRKGGLLVSNALVILSAALQGVSKMYSSYELIIIGRFIIGINSGLNAGLTPMYLAEISPMNLRGSVGTVYQLVVTISILISQILGLDYILGTAELWPVLLALIIAPAIFMFATLPFCPESPKYTLINKKKDIEAERGLQWLRGTIEVHDEMDEMRAENEAMKVIPKVTLREMLSNPMLKTPLGISVMIMLCQQLSGINAVMFFSTKIFNMAGMSNDGAKYATLGMGSLNVIMTLISLFLVELTGRKTLLMIGFSSMFVVTVMLTIALMFVNVSSIVSGLAVVLVMAFVIAFAVGPGSIPWFLVSELFNSSARPLATSIAVGVNWTANFVVGLGFLPLQEMLQSNVFLIFVVLLALFVLYVYKKVPETKNKTLEEIQMGFRQESYK